One Kribbella sp. NBC_00662 genomic region harbors:
- a CDS encoding helix-turn-helix domain-containing protein produces MKLDVLGLTDETEAVYSALVGKPRCTASELAETCGMAAASVGRLLSALVKDGLAIRSAGRPPRFSATVPDVAVAALIDEQQHRLDAARSVVHQLMETYREAARITHPELAVELLTDRDDISSAVGRLTADARSEIRAFDRPPYVDRPGSNLDLQIQRQRRGVDHRVIYSREAVAWPGRMTSDIGPSMRAGEQARVRPELPLKLVISDDRAAIIPFSLAAGGQSAAYLIQQSPMLVALESLFEAEWERAVALTDGLEPEAAPDEPDVETRQLLTLLASGLTDAAIARSLGWSERTTQRRIHRLMQQLGASTRFQASLTAARRGWL; encoded by the coding sequence ATGAAACTGGACGTGCTCGGACTCACGGACGAAACAGAGGCTGTGTATTCAGCCTTGGTCGGGAAGCCGCGGTGCACCGCTTCGGAGTTGGCCGAGACCTGTGGAATGGCCGCGGCCAGTGTCGGACGATTGTTGTCGGCGCTGGTCAAGGACGGCCTTGCCATCCGGTCAGCGGGACGTCCACCGCGGTTCTCGGCCACCGTCCCGGACGTCGCGGTGGCCGCGCTGATCGACGAGCAGCAACATCGCCTGGACGCCGCGCGTTCTGTGGTCCACCAGCTGATGGAAACCTATCGGGAGGCGGCGCGGATCACCCATCCCGAGCTGGCGGTGGAGCTGCTCACCGACCGCGACGACATCAGCTCGGCGGTGGGCAGGCTGACGGCCGACGCCCGCAGCGAGATCCGTGCGTTCGACCGGCCGCCGTACGTCGACCGGCCGGGCTCCAACCTCGACCTGCAGATCCAGCGACAGCGAAGGGGAGTAGATCACCGGGTGATCTACAGCCGGGAGGCGGTGGCCTGGCCGGGGCGGATGACCTCAGACATCGGACCCAGCATGCGAGCAGGCGAACAGGCCCGGGTGCGACCGGAGTTGCCGCTGAAGCTCGTGATCAGCGACGACCGGGCGGCGATCATCCCCTTCAGCCTCGCGGCCGGCGGCCAGTCGGCGGCATACCTGATCCAGCAGTCGCCGATGCTCGTCGCGCTGGAGTCCCTGTTCGAAGCCGAGTGGGAGCGCGCAGTCGCCCTGACGGACGGTCTGGAGCCAGAGGCGGCGCCCGACGAACCGGACGTCGAGACTCGGCAACTGCTGACGCTGCTCGCGTCCGGCCTCACGGATGCGGCGATCGCTCGCTCGCTCGGGTGGAGCGAGCGGACCACGCAACGGCGTATCCATCGGCTCATGCAGCAGCTCGGCGCGTCGACCCGCTTCCAGGCCAGCCTCACCGCGGCACGACGCGGCTGGCTCTGA
- a CDS encoding glycosyltransferase: protein MNIADDTPATSRPNRRLVIVVRADPVICGHSGEARCLAEVALTRGFDDVRIVTWPLDALEAAGLPMKPLDRVLPYSPGITVERPGPVGDYRVPDGRYLSGLIGRLVELFSDGVPTVAMSLYLSPHTIAVEEAVRVARQIGPAQVVTVAEAVGSDITNVVRECVATGRFGAAAHILSVYLAADHCVAVSEYTRELIVASAATLDDMHGTTFAQRCRERIAISYPAVDSWPYLSITDDMIAETLTRRGLSRDGYVLFLSRIASAKGVDDLIDAYAGSRSAERVPLVLAGRGPHEAAVVARVAAAGLSERVQVLTDVDDAEKPALMAGSAAFVLPTREQPEFVETFGIALVEKALAGGGPIITCATGGVPEAVGDTALLVPQHDPATLRAVLDEVVCDWTREQRSAAEGRARAHALQFDRAAVFDRLFARTQAPAVPVA from the coding sequence ATGAACATCGCCGACGACACCCCTGCCACGTCAAGACCCAACCGCCGCCTGGTCATCGTCGTCCGCGCCGACCCGGTGATCTGCGGGCACTCCGGTGAGGCACGGTGCCTCGCGGAGGTGGCGCTCACCCGCGGGTTCGACGACGTACGGATCGTGACCTGGCCGCTGGACGCACTGGAGGCCGCCGGACTGCCGATGAAACCACTCGATCGCGTGCTGCCGTACAGCCCGGGCATCACCGTGGAACGGCCCGGTCCCGTCGGCGACTACCGGGTCCCGGACGGGCGCTACCTGTCCGGGCTCATCGGGCGGCTCGTCGAACTGTTCAGCGACGGTGTCCCGACGGTGGCTATGTCGCTGTACTTGAGTCCGCACACGATCGCCGTAGAGGAAGCCGTCCGGGTGGCGCGCCAGATCGGGCCTGCGCAGGTCGTCACCGTGGCCGAGGCGGTGGGCTCCGACATCACCAACGTCGTGCGCGAGTGCGTGGCCACCGGCAGGTTCGGAGCGGCGGCGCACATCCTGTCGGTCTATCTGGCGGCAGACCACTGCGTGGCGGTGTCGGAGTACACCAGGGAGTTGATCGTGGCCTCGGCTGCGACCCTCGACGACATGCACGGTACGACGTTCGCGCAGCGGTGCCGTGAGCGGATCGCGATCTCCTACCCGGCCGTCGATTCCTGGCCCTACCTGTCGATCACCGACGACATGATCGCCGAAACCCTCACCCGCCGTGGCCTTTCGAGGGACGGGTACGTGCTGTTCCTGTCCCGGATCGCCTCCGCGAAGGGGGTCGACGACCTCATCGACGCGTACGCCGGTTCGCGGTCGGCCGAGCGGGTGCCGCTGGTCCTGGCCGGGCGCGGGCCGCACGAAGCTGCGGTGGTGGCGCGGGTGGCGGCAGCGGGCCTGAGCGAGCGAGTGCAGGTGCTGACCGACGTGGACGACGCGGAGAAGCCGGCGCTGATGGCCGGGAGCGCGGCGTTCGTGCTGCCGACCCGCGAGCAGCCGGAATTCGTGGAGACGTTCGGGATCGCGCTGGTCGAGAAGGCTCTCGCCGGCGGCGGGCCGATCATCACGTGCGCGACCGGCGGCGTACCCGAGGCGGTCGGTGACACGGCCCTGTTGGTGCCGCAGCACGACCCGGCCACGCTGCGGGCCGTACTCGACGAGGTCGTGTGCGACTGGACCCGCGAGCAACGGTCGGCGGCCGAGGGACGCGCGCGGGCGCACGCGTTGCAGTTCGACCGGGCCGCGGTGTTCGACCGCCTCTTCGCCCGCACCCAGGCTCCCGCCGTCCCCGTCGCCTGA
- a CDS encoding glycoside hydrolase domain-containing protein, with amino-acid sequence MYEHVDPFIGTGATDLPTPQGLAANWWWPKPQVGNTHPGAMHPFGMVSACPYSGAYPTGYGLYDFNTEGVPDLLYDRPVASGFTHFQQSGTGAIRKYYNYFRVTPMLGPLDDLGTTWDLLDEVAEPGYYAATLSSGVHCEVTVGPKSAVHRYTFPANDAARIVIDASTGGLAIPHSRTVPLKAHLAMLEPGVAQGEIHVEGVPLAVHLEVDAPGWRQLLWYDRRLMPGGTRLDFDYIRPTTLRPFGLMFMGASRAEQTVEVRLGFSLRGCEKARDNLHLDVGRSQLTFDGRRDQTAATWRDHLGKVAIKAESDDQATVFGTALYHSLVKPCFAADESPSWTTEGPYAFDICTMWDIYRTQLPLMNTLFPQHSVELAGALLSICEQEGNLPIGYRMAKGADRFSRQGSALAHTFFADLCQLDLPGIDWDWAMVHLEMDLRRTYGEDYLVHGVAHPISHTLDLAYAYHCTAAIAHKVRDRQLAHQMRDLARGWQAAYDPDTGLLRDSTFYEGGRWNYSFRLLHDMRARIALAGGDEAFVGLLDRFFGYDAAPVIQPGVAPSVAEMNAGYGLCRFEGLNNEPDYEAPWSYHYAGRPDRTAEVVHAAVANQFGTGRGGLPGNDDSGGLSAWYVWATLGLFPVAGQNLFLVSAPAVAESTTQLPDGDLSITTTGFEPVMPGGPVSYVQSVAIDGKTLERPWISGRELRHVRNLHIELGPQPSGWGTRIRPPSTSDALHATGGEV; translated from the coding sequence ATGTACGAGCACGTCGACCCGTTCATCGGGACCGGCGCCACTGACCTGCCGACACCGCAGGGCCTGGCCGCGAACTGGTGGTGGCCCAAGCCTCAGGTCGGCAACACCCACCCGGGCGCCATGCACCCCTTCGGGATGGTGTCGGCCTGCCCGTACTCCGGGGCCTACCCGACCGGGTACGGGCTGTACGACTTCAACACCGAGGGCGTGCCCGACCTGCTGTACGACCGCCCGGTCGCATCCGGCTTCACGCACTTCCAGCAGTCCGGCACCGGCGCGATCCGCAAGTACTACAACTACTTCCGGGTCACGCCGATGCTCGGTCCGCTCGACGACCTGGGCACCACCTGGGACCTGCTCGACGAAGTGGCCGAGCCCGGCTATTACGCGGCGACGCTGAGCTCGGGGGTGCATTGCGAGGTGACCGTCGGCCCCAAGTCGGCCGTCCACCGGTACACCTTCCCGGCCAACGACGCCGCCCGGATCGTCATCGACGCCTCGACCGGCGGCCTGGCCATCCCGCACAGCCGGACCGTGCCGCTGAAGGCGCACCTCGCGATGCTGGAGCCCGGCGTGGCGCAAGGCGAGATCCACGTCGAGGGGGTGCCGCTCGCCGTACACCTGGAGGTCGACGCCCCGGGCTGGCGGCAGCTGCTGTGGTACGACCGGCGTCTGATGCCCGGCGGCACCCGCCTGGACTTCGACTACATCCGGCCGACCACGTTGCGGCCGTTCGGGCTGATGTTCATGGGCGCCTCGCGTGCCGAGCAGACCGTCGAAGTACGGCTGGGGTTCTCCCTGCGCGGGTGCGAGAAGGCCCGCGACAACCTGCACCTGGACGTCGGCCGCAGCCAGCTCACGTTCGACGGCCGACGTGACCAGACGGCAGCAACCTGGCGGGACCACCTCGGCAAGGTCGCGATCAAGGCCGAGTCCGACGACCAGGCAACGGTTTTCGGCACCGCGCTCTACCACTCGCTGGTCAAGCCGTGCTTCGCAGCGGACGAGAGCCCGTCGTGGACGACCGAAGGCCCCTACGCGTTCGACATCTGCACGATGTGGGACATCTACCGCACCCAGTTGCCGCTGATGAACACGTTGTTCCCGCAGCATTCGGTCGAGCTGGCCGGGGCCCTGCTGTCGATCTGCGAACAGGAGGGCAACCTACCGATCGGCTACCGGATGGCCAAGGGCGCCGATCGATTCTCACGCCAGGGCAGCGCTCTCGCCCACACCTTCTTCGCCGACCTGTGCCAGCTGGATCTGCCTGGTATCGACTGGGACTGGGCCATGGTGCACCTGGAGATGGACCTACGCCGGACGTACGGCGAGGACTACCTGGTGCACGGTGTGGCCCACCCGATCAGCCACACCCTCGACCTCGCTTACGCCTATCACTGCACCGCGGCGATCGCCCACAAGGTGCGGGATCGGCAGCTGGCCCACCAGATGCGCGATCTCGCCCGCGGCTGGCAAGCGGCGTACGACCCGGACACCGGATTGCTGCGGGACTCGACGTTCTACGAGGGCGGCCGCTGGAACTACTCCTTCCGGCTGCTGCACGACATGCGCGCCCGCATCGCACTCGCCGGAGGCGACGAGGCGTTCGTGGGTCTGCTCGACCGGTTCTTCGGGTACGACGCCGCGCCAGTCATCCAGCCGGGGGTGGCGCCGAGCGTGGCCGAGATGAACGCCGGGTACGGCCTGTGCCGGTTCGAGGGACTGAACAACGAACCGGACTATGAGGCGCCGTGGTCCTACCACTACGCCGGACGACCGGACCGAACCGCCGAGGTGGTACATGCCGCGGTCGCCAACCAGTTCGGCACCGGCCGTGGTGGGCTGCCGGGTAACGACGACTCCGGCGGGCTGTCCGCGTGGTACGTGTGGGCGACGCTCGGGCTGTTCCCGGTGGCCGGTCAGAACCTGTTCCTGGTGAGCGCGCCGGCCGTGGCGGAGTCCACGACCCAACTGCCGGACGGCGACCTGTCCATCACCACAACAGGATTCGAGCCCGTCATGCCAGGCGGACCGGTCTCCTATGTCCAGTCCGTCGCGATCGATGGCAAGACACTCGAACGCCCCTGGATCTCCGGCCGGGAACTGCGGCACGTCCGCAACCTGCACATCGAACTCGGCCCGCAGCCATCCGGCTGGGGCACGCGGATCAGGCCACCATCCACATCCGACGCGCTGCACGCCACTGGAGGTGAGGTATGA
- a CDS encoding MarR family winged helix-turn-helix transcriptional regulator: MTATDLTRLGEDVVVASSRLTRMATRDVNTLPHAAMRVLGRLDELGQARISELAKADRCSQPTMSNLVQRLEEQGWVRRAADPADSRASLISLTDAGLAELNSARRQAGVLLASRLHQLSATDLTTLEAAVAVIHKLLTLEPLEDTPR, encoded by the coding sequence GTGACAGCTACGGATCTGACTCGGCTCGGCGAGGATGTCGTCGTCGCGTCGTCGCGACTGACCCGGATGGCGACCCGGGACGTGAACACGCTGCCGCACGCCGCGATGCGCGTGCTCGGCCGGCTGGACGAACTGGGCCAGGCCCGGATCAGTGAGCTGGCCAAGGCCGACCGGTGTTCCCAGCCGACGATGTCCAACCTCGTCCAGCGCCTGGAAGAGCAGGGCTGGGTGCGGCGCGCGGCCGACCCCGCCGACTCCCGCGCCAGCCTGATCAGCCTCACCGATGCCGGCCTCGCCGAGCTGAACAGCGCACGGCGGCAGGCCGGTGTCCTGCTGGCCTCCCGGCTTCACCAACTCTCCGCGACGGACCTCACCACCCTGGAGGCCGCGGTCGCCGTCATCCACAAACTCCTCACCCTCGAACCTCTGGAGGACACGCCCCGGTGA
- a CDS encoding dihydroxyacetone kinase family protein has protein sequence MKKLVNDPAAVVPEMLQGFALTNPDITLLDHGVVVRADHDVLRRRGQVALVSGGGAGHEPAHAGYVGAGMLTAAVAGDVFTSPSADAVLTAIRAVGGPGGVLLIVKNYTGDRLNFGLAAEIARTEGLEVEMIVVADDAALAADGDNAGRRGLAGTVLVHKIAGAAAEAGLPLAAVKAEAIKAAESIATMGVALSACTVPAAGKPGLELAANEIEWGLGIHGEPGVERGELRPADEVIDTLLTRLVVDRGITAGDRVVLLVNNLGGTPTMELGVIARRAVTYLAEHGIELERAWTGSFLTALEMAGCSLSLARVDDEVLSRLDAPTRTTAWPAAHVGRVVRELPTPPGDHEIVAVSTVPVDDNSLLWRTVEAICARLLDAEQELTDLDQQVGDGDLGLSLARGARAVLTDKPQYDGTDDASVLRGIAGTVRRAVGGTSGPLYAALVLRISAKRSDGEPWPIAFAAGVDAIAELGGAKLGDRTMLDALIPAAAALRSGQLADAVTAARAGTEQTAGIVAVRGRSSYLGDRVLGVVDPGAQAVVLQLEAIRTALEAVYPVRS, from the coding sequence ATGAAGAAGCTCGTCAACGACCCGGCCGCGGTGGTCCCCGAGATGCTGCAGGGATTCGCGCTGACCAACCCGGACATCACCCTGCTCGATCACGGCGTCGTCGTTCGCGCTGATCACGACGTACTCCGCCGGCGCGGCCAGGTCGCACTCGTGTCCGGCGGAGGTGCCGGCCACGAGCCGGCGCACGCGGGGTACGTCGGCGCGGGAATGCTGACCGCCGCGGTCGCGGGTGACGTCTTCACGTCGCCCTCTGCGGACGCGGTCCTGACCGCCATCCGGGCGGTCGGCGGCCCTGGCGGCGTGCTGTTGATCGTGAAGAACTACACCGGCGACCGCCTCAACTTCGGACTCGCGGCGGAGATCGCACGGACCGAAGGCCTCGAGGTCGAGATGATCGTCGTGGCCGATGACGCCGCCCTCGCCGCGGACGGGGACAACGCCGGCCGGCGGGGTCTGGCCGGAACGGTGCTCGTCCACAAGATCGCCGGCGCCGCCGCCGAGGCAGGCCTGCCGCTCGCCGCAGTCAAAGCCGAGGCGATCAAGGCGGCCGAGTCGATCGCGACGATGGGCGTCGCGTTGTCCGCCTGCACGGTTCCGGCCGCGGGTAAGCCCGGGCTGGAACTCGCCGCGAACGAGATCGAATGGGGCCTCGGCATCCACGGCGAACCGGGTGTCGAACGCGGCGAGCTCCGCCCGGCCGACGAGGTCATCGACACCCTGCTCACCCGCCTCGTCGTCGATCGCGGCATCACAGCCGGGGATCGCGTCGTCCTGCTCGTGAACAACCTGGGCGGTACGCCGACGATGGAGCTCGGCGTCATCGCCCGCCGTGCCGTCACCTACCTGGCCGAGCACGGGATCGAACTCGAGCGCGCCTGGACCGGATCCTTCCTCACCGCCCTGGAGATGGCCGGTTGTTCGTTGTCGCTGGCCCGGGTCGACGACGAGGTGCTGTCACGCCTGGACGCACCCACCCGGACGACGGCATGGCCCGCCGCGCACGTCGGTCGCGTCGTACGCGAGCTGCCGACTCCGCCGGGCGATCACGAAATCGTTGCCGTCAGCACCGTTCCCGTCGACGACAACTCCCTGCTGTGGCGGACTGTTGAGGCGATCTGCGCGCGGCTCCTCGATGCCGAGCAGGAGCTGACCGACCTCGACCAACAGGTCGGCGACGGCGACCTGGGCCTCAGCCTCGCGCGCGGCGCCCGCGCCGTCCTGACCGACAAACCGCAGTACGACGGGACCGACGACGCGAGCGTGCTCCGCGGAATCGCCGGCACCGTACGACGCGCTGTCGGAGGCACGTCCGGTCCCTTGTATGCGGCGCTCGTTCTCCGGATCTCGGCGAAACGGAGCGACGGCGAACCCTGGCCGATCGCCTTCGCGGCAGGAGTCGACGCGATCGCCGAGCTCGGCGGAGCGAAGCTCGGCGACCGGACGATGCTGGACGCGTTGATCCCGGCCGCGGCCGCGTTGCGCAGCGGGCAACTCGCCGATGCGGTCACCGCGGCGCGGGCCGGTACCGAGCAGACGGCCGGCATCGTGGCCGTGCGCGGGCGGTCGAGCTACCTGGGTGATCGCGTCCTCGGCGTCGTCGATCCAGGTGCCCAGGCCGTCGTACTCCAGCTGGAAGCGATCCGCACCGCCCTGGAAGCCGTTTACCCGGTCCGGTCGTAA
- a CDS encoding S8 family serine peptidase, protein MHLNHVRYRRLGAAALALATVTAAAGSGIASAARPAATPPAAALSAVVPKPPAQQQGVVPGQVLVTLDQDTSVTGPALTGKAQTKVAARAPQTNDKALDAKLRAVGATSLHPLFPSLATDVPDLSRTYVVTTTEKDSAAVADALQSTSGVVHAEPDRYVNTMNTGPRPLPAAPASPAVAPPATAGSPSGELPSNYAVSNSAQAFLNAGGVNALGAFSTLRNDYGQQPGAGEIITNVSIGDLTDQSMADAGDNYVTGYGPTTILKDGRRYLDLPSMPLIPTYVAGADGSLDPAGSTENQDPGLGEVLLDFSVMAPLSHDQQREGAAGSGYTDLLGIAPGADYRLVVPQEPTIKQIAGALLAAAHQTPRPDVITASLGFGTDSEGFPGRYLEDDPYVRSVVTSIVKKDGIVVAISSNDGTRLYTPAAVGPDGGSTPTDRAASAASATTIDDVAETTTPSQVPDSGAIAAGGTTLDDTLAVPAKSGASGTYAETRISGFGTFSSGFGSRVDLSAPSDNIIAFQHTAGGSAQAVTPVFNGGTSASAPEIAAAAAVVLQAGRLAGHRLSPGQVRDLLKETGRAVQTPPQLDRALNVGPQIDVTAATEKALGGKLKSIRPSIVRLSIAHRVTVGGLGGTFLETTDQNRIDLGDMASGGNGEGLVGPVTFAADITGLPRNATPRYTLSVGTDHPVTFSSDTPTIRVTPSQLLSAAGLPVISAADRTVDYTFQVLIGGKAQAGVHRTLTVGPSDGRYVEATAPLAPATAPAAHSVTVSYDLTGVATATAPELVVSTVGHWNPSLGPIFSAGWHQPLTASTGTVTIPAEAFASGGGLYGIGIALSGFGGNPSLTKYGEFAPIRIVGGTAALRPDAPTLSGAATKKGAYGHTAEVTRTAPGFGLRYDVRNVPGAQSAIAEFSAPAPTLFGSLNTFSNPDGSALDNDGVNTPSTATKALSGTSGTVRLDALALGLATSSTYSVRILALDNHHRVVGQASSVSNLAVDDGPAPDGGTLLSFIASGNDSIAALRTTTGGSEVRRYSTATGTYGTVLTSDAHSGSDYHVIGVAPATHRVLLAHVATAGGDTQLETWDTARGTLVGSSVVRAADYRVVSGRVDPSRNRAAVLVRANADNVDSVLPVDLADGTVATPIVADGNGTIPAGTYSLLDLDRSTGAVLLGKIGSAIICLGGVAPAKIDLDSRAVTTAESVSACGHGIASDGAGTLYNLAAGSVSTKIAPTATLTPYDEASQTTGDGIALRKGAPASLAVDGVHHLALVSFAAPEGTVYVGSQQGVVSDNNATSQVAVVDLSTGQVVRTLNGIIVTNRGGLLLHGIQDTSLQLDPAARTAWTYSPDGTQIQQFSY, encoded by the coding sequence ATGCACCTCAATCATGTTCGGTATCGCAGACTCGGCGCTGCCGCACTCGCGCTGGCGACCGTCACGGCTGCTGCCGGCTCCGGTATCGCCTCCGCCGCCCGTCCTGCTGCCACTCCGCCGGCCGCTGCGCTCTCCGCAGTCGTACCCAAGCCGCCTGCCCAGCAGCAGGGAGTCGTGCCGGGCCAGGTCCTGGTCACGCTCGACCAGGACACCTCGGTGACCGGGCCTGCGCTCACCGGGAAGGCCCAGACCAAGGTGGCCGCCCGTGCTCCGCAGACCAACGACAAGGCGCTCGACGCGAAGCTGCGCGCCGTGGGCGCGACCTCGCTCCATCCGCTGTTCCCGTCGCTCGCCACCGACGTACCGGACCTGTCCCGGACCTACGTGGTGACGACGACGGAAAAGGACTCGGCAGCGGTCGCCGACGCCCTCCAGAGCACGTCCGGGGTCGTTCACGCCGAACCGGACCGCTACGTGAACACCATGAACACCGGACCTCGGCCGCTGCCTGCCGCCCCCGCTTCCCCTGCCGTAGCGCCGCCTGCGACGGCAGGGAGCCCCTCGGGCGAGCTGCCGTCGAACTACGCGGTGTCGAACTCCGCGCAGGCATTCCTCAACGCCGGCGGGGTGAACGCGCTCGGCGCCTTCAGCACCCTCCGCAACGACTACGGTCAGCAGCCAGGCGCCGGCGAGATCATCACCAACGTGTCGATCGGCGACCTCACCGACCAGTCGATGGCCGACGCCGGCGACAACTACGTCACCGGCTACGGCCCGACGACGATCCTGAAGGACGGCCGGCGGTACCTCGATCTGCCGTCGATGCCGCTGATTCCCACCTACGTCGCCGGCGCCGACGGTTCGCTCGATCCGGCCGGCTCGACCGAGAACCAGGATCCCGGGCTCGGCGAGGTGCTCCTGGACTTCAGCGTGATGGCCCCGCTGTCCCACGACCAGCAGCGCGAAGGCGCCGCCGGCAGCGGCTACACCGATCTGCTCGGCATCGCGCCGGGCGCGGACTACCGGCTGGTGGTGCCGCAGGAGCCCACGATCAAGCAGATCGCCGGAGCGCTGCTGGCGGCCGCCCACCAGACGCCGCGTCCTGACGTCATCACCGCGAGCCTCGGCTTCGGCACGGACTCCGAAGGGTTCCCGGGCCGCTACCTCGAGGACGACCCGTACGTCCGGTCCGTGGTCACCTCGATCGTCAAGAAGGACGGCATCGTCGTCGCGATCTCCTCGAACGACGGCACCCGGCTGTACACCCCGGCCGCGGTCGGCCCCGACGGCGGCAGCACGCCCACCGACCGGGCCGCGAGCGCGGCTTCGGCCACCACGATCGACGACGTCGCGGAAACGACGACGCCGTCCCAGGTGCCCGACAGCGGCGCCATCGCCGCGGGCGGAACCACGCTGGACGACACGCTCGCCGTACCGGCGAAGTCCGGTGCTTCCGGCACCTACGCCGAGACTCGTATCAGCGGCTTCGGCACCTTTTCCTCGGGCTTCGGCAGCCGGGTGGACCTGTCCGCGCCGAGCGACAACATCATCGCCTTCCAGCACACCGCAGGTGGCAGCGCGCAGGCGGTCACTCCGGTGTTCAACGGCGGTACGTCGGCATCGGCGCCCGAGATCGCGGCGGCCGCTGCCGTCGTACTGCAGGCCGGTCGGCTTGCCGGTCACCGGCTGAGCCCCGGACAGGTTCGCGACCTGCTGAAGGAGACCGGCCGGGCAGTCCAGACCCCGCCGCAGCTCGACCGCGCCCTGAACGTCGGCCCGCAGATCGACGTCACCGCCGCGACCGAGAAGGCGCTCGGAGGCAAGTTGAAGAGCATCCGTCCCTCGATCGTCAGGCTCTCCATCGCCCACCGGGTCACCGTCGGCGGCCTCGGCGGCACGTTCCTCGAGACGACCGACCAGAACCGCATCGACCTGGGCGACATGGCCTCCGGCGGGAACGGCGAAGGCCTGGTCGGTCCGGTGACGTTCGCCGCCGACATCACCGGACTGCCGCGGAACGCCACGCCCCGCTACACCCTGAGCGTCGGCACCGACCACCCGGTCACTTTCTCCTCCGACACCCCGACGATCCGGGTGACGCCCAGCCAGCTCTTGTCGGCGGCCGGACTCCCAGTGATCTCTGCCGCCGACCGCACCGTCGACTACACCTTCCAGGTGCTGATCGGCGGCAAGGCGCAGGCCGGCGTGCATCGCACCCTGACCGTCGGCCCGAGCGACGGCCGATACGTCGAGGCCACCGCGCCGCTCGCCCCGGCCACGGCTCCGGCAGCGCACTCCGTCACGGTCTCGTACGACCTCACCGGAGTTGCGACCGCGACCGCCCCCGAGCTGGTCGTCTCGACGGTCGGCCACTGGAACCCGTCCCTCGGTCCGATCTTCTCGGCCGGCTGGCACCAGCCCCTGACCGCGTCCACCGGTACGGTCACCATCCCGGCCGAGGCGTTCGCGAGCGGAGGCGGGCTCTACGGCATCGGCATCGCCCTGTCCGGCTTCGGCGGCAACCCCAGCTTGACGAAGTACGGCGAGTTCGCACCGATCCGGATCGTCGGCGGCACCGCTGCCCTCCGGCCGGACGCGCCGACACTCAGCGGGGCCGCCACCAAGAAGGGCGCCTACGGCCACACAGCCGAGGTCACCCGCACCGCGCCCGGCTTCGGATTGCGGTACGACGTACGGAACGTCCCCGGCGCGCAGTCTGCGATCGCCGAATTCTCCGCGCCCGCCCCGACCCTGTTCGGCTCGCTGAACACCTTCAGCAACCCGGACGGGTCGGCGCTGGACAACGACGGAGTGAACACTCCGTCCACCGCGACCAAGGCGCTGTCCGGCACCTCGGGCACCGTCCGACTCGACGCGCTGGCACTCGGCCTGGCCACCTCCAGCACCTACAGCGTCCGGATCCTTGCCCTTGACAACCACCACCGCGTCGTCGGCCAGGCGTCATCGGTCTCGAACCTCGCCGTCGACGACGGTCCTGCGCCCGACGGCGGCACCCTCTTGAGCTTCATTGCTTCCGGCAATGACTCGATCGCGGCCCTGCGCACCACCACGGGCGGCAGCGAAGTCCGGCGCTACTCCACCGCGACCGGCACCTACGGCACGGTCCTGACCTCCGACGCACACAGCGGTTCCGACTACCACGTCATCGGCGTTGCGCCCGCCACGCATCGGGTCCTGCTCGCACACGTGGCCACGGCCGGCGGAGACACCCAACTCGAGACCTGGGACACCGCCAGGGGAACACTGGTCGGCAGTTCGGTAGTCCGTGCCGCTGACTACCGGGTCGTCTCCGGGCGGGTCGACCCGTCACGGAACCGGGCCGCGGTACTGGTCCGCGCCAACGCCGACAACGTCGACTCGGTCCTCCCCGTCGACCTTGCCGACGGCACCGTTGCAACGCCTATCGTTGCTGATGGCAATGGAACGATCCCGGCCGGGACCTACAGTCTGCTGGACCTCGACCGGTCGACCGGCGCCGTACTCCTGGGCAAGATCGGCAGCGCGATCATCTGTCTCGGCGGAGTCGCGCCGGCGAAGATCGACCTCGACAGCAGGGCGGTGACCACCGCCGAGTCAGTGTCCGCCTGCGGGCACGGGATCGCGTCGGACGGCGCCGGCACGCTCTACAACCTGGCCGCCGGATCGGTCAGCACGAAGATCGCTCCGACCGCCACGCTCACGCCGTACGACGAGGCCTCGCAGACCACCGGTGACGGGATCGCCCTGCGCAAGGGTGCGCCGGCCTCACTCGCCGTCGACGGCGTTCACCACCTCGCCCTGGTGTCGTTCGCGGCGCCTGAGGGGACCGTGTACGTCGGTTCGCAGCAAGGCGTCGTCTCCGACAACAACGCGACCAGCCAGGTCGCGGTCGTGGATCTCAGCACCGGACAGGTCGTCCGCACCCTCAACGGGATCATCGTCACGAACCGAGGCGGCCTGCTCCTGCACGGCATCCAGGACACCTCGCTCCAGCTCGACCCGGCGGCCCGGACGGCCTGGACGTACAGCCCGGACGGCACGCAGATCCAGCAGTTCTCCTACTGA